A DNA window from Setaria viridis chromosome 2, Setaria_viridis_v4.0, whole genome shotgun sequence contains the following coding sequences:
- the LOC117845472 gene encoding nucleobase-ascorbate transporter 6, whose product MATAPPPKADELQPHPPKEQLAGVSFCITSPPPWPEAIILGFQHFIVMLGTTVIIPSALVPQMGGGNEEKARVVQTILFVAGINTLFQTFFGTRLPVVMGGSYTFVAPTISIILAGRYSNEADPREKFLRTMRGTQGALIIASTIQIILGFSGLWRNVLKLSSPLSAVPLVSLVGFGLYELGFPGVAKCVEVGLPELLLLVVFSQYLPQVLHFGKDVFGRFGVLFTVPIVWLYAYILTIGGAYKNSPPKTQVHCRVDRSGLVGGAPWISVPYPFQWGAPTFDAGEAFAMMMTSFIVLVESTGAFIGASRYASATMIPPSIISRGIGWQGIGILLDSFFGTANGTSVSVENIGLLGLTRVGSRRVVQISAGFMIFFSVLGKFGALFASIPLPIFAGMYCLFFAYVGGVGLSFLQFCNLNSFRTKFIMGFAFFMGLSVPQYFNEYTAVAGYGPVHTGARWFNDMINVPFSSKPFVAGLVAYVLDNTLQVKDARKDRGYHWWDKFRSYKKDGRSTEFYSLPFNLNKFFPSV is encoded by the exons AtggccaccgcgccgccgcccaaggccgACGAGCTGCAGCCGCACCCGCCCAAGGAGCAGCTGGCCGGCGTCTCCTTCTGCATCACCAGCCCGCCGCCATGGC CCGAAGCCATTATACTAGGATTCCAGCACTTCATCGTTATGCTGGGCACCACTGTCATCATACCCAGCGCGCTTGTTCCTCAGATGGGAGGCGGAAAT GAAGAGAAAGCTCGGGTGGTTCAGACGATATTGTTCGTAGCTGGCATAAACACCCTGTTCCAGACATTCTTCGGGACTCGTCTTCCGGTTGTAATGGGTGGCTCATATACCTTTGTGGCACCTACCATATCCATCATCTTGGCCGGGCGGTACAGCAACGAAGCAGACCCTCGCGAG AAATTCTTGCGGACAATGAGGGGAACGCAGGGGGCTCTTATTATCGCATCGACGATTCAGATCATACTTGGTTTCAGTGGGCTCTGGCGCAATGTTCTTAA ATTATCAAGTCCATTATCAGCTGTTCCTTTGGTCTCACTTGTTGGATTTGGACTTTATGAGCTTGGCTTTCCAGGG GTAGCGAAATGTGTCGAAGTCGGCCTTCCAGAACTACTCCTGTTGGTTGTATTTTCTCAG taTTTGCCTCAAGTTCTGCATTTCGGGAAGGATGTCTTTGGACGGTTTGGTGTTCTTTTCACTGTCCCTATCGTGTGGCTCTATGCTTACATTCTCACCATTGGTGGTGCTTACAAGAATTCTCCACCGAAGACACAGGTGCATTGCCGTGTTGATCGTTCAGGTCTTGTTGGAGGAGCTCCTTG GATAAGTGTTCCCTATCCCTTTCAGTGGGGTGCTCCAACATTTGATGCTGGAGAAGCTTTTGCAATGATGATGACTTCATTCATCGTTCTTGTAGAG TCAACTGGCGCTTTCATTGGTGCTTCAAGATATGCAAGTGCAACTATGATTCCTCCATCAATTATTAGTCGGGGCATTGGATGGCAG GGCATTGGTATCTTGCTTGACTCATTTTTTGGGACAGCCAACGGAACATCAGTTTCAGT GGAGAATATTGGATTGCTTGGATTGACACGGGTTGGCAGCCGGAGAGTAGTGCAAATATCTGCTGGCTTCATGATTTTCTTCTCTGTCCTTG GAAAATTTGGAGCTCTGTTCGCATCGATTCCACTGCCCATATTTGCTGGCATGTACTGTCTCTTCTTCGCATATGTTG GTGGCGTTGGTCTGAGCTTCCTTCAGTTCTGCAACCTAAACAGCTTCAGGACCAAGTTCATCATGGGGTTCGCTTTCTTCATGGGATTATCAGTTCCTCAGTACTTCAATGAGTACACAGCAGTTGCAGGCTATGGTCCAGTGCACACTGGCGCCAGATGG TTCAACGACATGATAAACGTGCCGTTCTCGTCGAAGCCTTTCGTCGCTGGTCTGGTGGCCTACGTCCTTGACAACACCCTACAAGTGAAAGACGCGAGGAAGGACAGGGGCTACCACTGGTGGGACAAGTTCAGGAGCTACAAGAAAGACGGGAGGAGCACAGAGTTCTACTCGTTGCCGTTCAATCTGAACAAGTTCTTCCCATCTGTCTGA